ATAGAAATACCCGCGCTGCACTTGATCCTCGGCGCGCCAGGCCATGCCATTGTCACGCAGATAATCGAAACCGAATTCGCTATTGGTTCCATAGGTGATATCCTTGGCATACTCCGCACGACGTTCCTCGGGGTTCATCTGGTTTTGGATACAACCGACTGAAAGCCCTAGATATTTTAACAGTATTCCCATCCATTGCGAATCGCGCCGGGCCAGATAATCGTTTACGGTCACCAAGTGTACATTGAACCCACTCAACGCGTTCAGATATAGCGGAAGGGTGGCGACCAAAGTCTTTCCTTCACCGGTTGCCATTTCGGCAATTTTGCCATGATGCAGGGCCATACCTCCCATTAACTGGGTATCAAAGGGAATCATTTCCCATGTCAGTTCATGGCCACAGACGTCAAAATGCGTGCCCGATAACCGGCGACAGGCATTTTTGACCACGGCAAAAGCTTCGCAAAGAATATCATCGAGCGTTTGTCCCTTAGCCAGCCGTTCCTTGAACTCAATGGTCTTGGCTTTGAGCTGCGCCTCGGTCAGAGACTGATACTGCTGTTCAAGTTCATTGATTCGAACCACCAGCGGCTGCATTTTTTTCACATCGCGCTGATTCTTCGTTCCGATAATTTTTTTCAACAACCACTGCATAGATGATTCCTCATTCACTACCCGATCCCGGGTAAAATCAAAACGGATGCACTGTAGGCCATTACGGCTATGATTGCCAGTCAGAATCCTCTGTGATAGGGTTCGCGCCACAAATGACAACGCGATCGACTGAAATCTATGATGATGAAACAGTATTGGAGAGCCAACCGCCCTCCCCTCCTGTTGATCCGGATATCCGCCGGCTCATCGCGGATTATCATTCTATTATCAAAAGCCGCAGCATCCTATCCCCCATTCCCTATCAATTTTCAAGAGAACTCGGCAAGGGAAGACAAGGGGTTGTCTTTCTCGCGACCCGGCAGGGGGGCCGCGGCTGCCACACCCGGCATGCCATCAAAATTCACGATCCTGGCATTTATTCCTCCGCCGAGAAATACTGGATCGACATGGGCCGTCTCGCCAGCCAGGTCTCGAAACTTCAGCCTGTCCACAGTGATAACCTGGTTCCCCACGACACCTATGATGAGACCAATGGCATCGGGTATCTTCAAATGTCAGTGATTGACGGCATCGATCTTCAATACCTGTTAAACGGCTCACACCTCGCCATCGCGCGCAGTCAGTCTTCCGATGAAGAGTGGGACCATTTTATGAATACCCTGTTCCGGGTGGAAGACACCCGGTTTATTCTTCAACCTGGAGTGGCTCTCTATATTCTGCGCAAGATACTGATGGGGCTGATGGTGCTTCATGAGGCCAATTACCTTCATGCCGACATCAAACCCTCGAACATCATGATCGACCGCATGGGCTCCGTGAAACTGGTCGACTTTGGCCGCGCGGTTGAGATTGGTGAAAAAATCAGCATTTTACTGGGGAGCCCTATTTACATGGCCCCTGAAACGCACCGGTTGGAGCCGGGCCGGGCGCAAACCGACCTCTTTAGCGCGGGACTGGTCGCTTTGGAAATGTTATGCGGCGAATCTCTTCATGTCTGCAACGACATGGATGACGCAACCCTGTTGCAATTCAAGCTTTCCCTGTTTGACCGGGTGGAATCCATGCTTCCGCCCTTCGTCCAAAAGAGTAAGCGCATCGTGCGGCTGCTTAAACGCTTTCTTGATCCCGATCCGGAGCAACGCTATAGCAGCGCGCATGAAGCCGAAGAAAGCTATTACCGCCTGCGTGGCATCTATCGCGAAATGGGACAAGATGCGGATGCCGAGTATGATCGTGAACTTCTGACCTATCTCCAGAAAATTACGGATCCCAATACCGGGTTTCTTAATCCGAGGTTGGAGTAGAGGCCAGTAGGCAGTGCGCAGTTAGCCGATGCGGGTCTTGATGTGTAATAACAAGTGCCGTCCTGAATCATGATTCAACAACCGACATTGCAATGTCGGCCCACCGGTTCAGGCGTGTGGGATCGTAATTAACCGTGCTGATGTCCTTGAGAATATACTCCAGTGCGCAGCCGTTCTCCTGGCAATGCCGCAATGTTGTCGTGAGGTCTTTCCTGATCAGATCCTCATTGAAGCCCGTCATCGCCACGTGGGCGGGATTCGGCTTGCGTGAATAGACATAATCCCGTCCGATCTCCGCCGCCCCGCGACTCTCATCGGCCCATGGACTCATCGAGATCTTGCGGACATGAGGTAGCATCCGCACTTCTTTCATCTTGCCGTCCAGGGGGTCACAGCAGCCGTAGTAGACCAAGCCGAACCGTTCACAGATCCGGGCGGTGTAGTCGATTTCGAATTCCTTGAACATCTCGGGTGATACCGTGGAGAACATTTGAGCCAGCCCGAACATCCATTGATCCCGCGTTCGAGGGCGTTTAGGATCATAACCCGGTGCCGGCAATTCGTCGGTATATGCGCCGGTACAGTGAATCAACTCCTGAGGCCCATACAACAGGCCTTGGGTCTCAAGCTGGTCCAGCAGGCCCAGGTAGCCTTCCGTCATGCGCGCAACCACCCGGTGCATGAATTCCGGCCGGTCGATCATCGTATAGAGTGCCCCCTCCACCCCCATCCAGAACGAGATGGGATCCCACAGGGATAAATAGGGATCATACCCACAGGCTTTGACCTCCAGCAGGCCAGCAAAGAGTTCATGGGCCACTTCCAGTCGTCTCCGTGTCTCGGCGACATTATGGTGTACCGTCGGCATCTGGATTTTGTCCAGATCTCCGTCGTCGGCAAATTGGTTCTCAAACTTGTGCGACACCACGCTATTGGCGGGATCACTTACCGCTATCTCCTCATGGACAGTCAGTCCGAAATCGGTGTTGGTAATCGCCATCGGAACGCGGATATACGGCTCGATCACCATATCCACCCGGAAATGCTGCCAGCGGTAGAGCACCTGCCGCAGTTCGGTCTCATAAGCGCGGCACCCGGCATCCTTGCATTCCAGCGAGAGCTCATGGTTCCAATTCAGCTCATGCCAGCAGATCTGGTCGATCATCACCAGGGGTCGTTCCGGTCTCAATCCGTTCAAATTCCGCCAGCGCGCCCGTGTCTCCTCCTGGTGCGGCAAGGCCGCCAACTCCGCAACTCGGCTTGCCAATCCCCGGATAATGTTCCTGTCGTCAGTTGTGATCATGAGCGCTCCCTTCATTTAAAATCAGCGCTACTCAACAGTAAAACAGCCTTGACGGCAATAGATGCAGTTTGCGAGGTTAATGGATATTCTTTCGATCAACCATGGAAACCAGAACCACACAAGCCGTACCCGCCGACCAGGCGGCGATCCTGGCTGATGCCACGTTCCGTTGTGAGGAGGCCCAACACACTGCGCTCTATTCTTTGTGGGGGCAGGAGTTCATTGAGCATACGCTTTACGACAAGGTTTATGTGATTACCCGTGGCGGTGGCACTTTGAACCTGAACGAGGCCTCCTATCGGCTTAAGCCCGGCATGGCGCTCCTATTCCCGGCAGGCCTGATCCAAACCGGATCGGTGGATCCGACCATGGGTCTGGAGGTGTTGTGGATCCATTTCCATGCCCGGACAGTGAGCGGTCATCACTTGCTGGATGTGGTTTCCATGCCGAGGTGTGTTAAGAAGGCCGCAGCTTCCCGGGTAAGGGAGCTGATGGAGAGTTTGTTGGAAGAATGGAACGGCCAGCGTCCGGGCGCCCAGCTGGCAATCAAATCACTGTTACCGCGCATTATGCTGGAATTCTGCCGGTGTCCCCGGAATGATCTTCATGCTCCTGACGCCATCCACCGGCGCAAGGAGGTGGCTGAACTTTCAGCCAGTCGAGCCAGCCGGCTTCCGCAAATCGCAGCCGCCTTGCGTCTGATCGACACTGATTATGCGCGCCCGCTCACCCTGTCCGACTTAGCCATCAGCGTCCACTTATCACCCGCCTACTTTTGCACCCTGTTCCAGGATTTGACGGGACTCACCCCCATGCGGCATTTGGAACGACGCCGTATCCTTCGTGCCTTGGAACTGATCCGACAGGGAGCCGTGCCAATCCACCGCATTGCGCGTGACGTCGGGTATCCTGATCCTTATCACTTCAGCAGGGTCTTCCGCCGCGTGACCCGGATCAGCCCCTCGCGCTATCGCCAAAGTAATCACTCCGCATGACTGAGAAAACCTAGAAAACCTAGGGACAGAAAAGCTGGAATCGCCTGCCGGAATCATCACGAGATATCCTTTATCCCTTTTTATAGCGCCGCCGGGATCCCGAATATATCCACTCTCAACTGACGTGCGGTGAACAGATCTCCCCAGTCGCCACCCTTCATCCGCTTGGCTCCGGCTTCCCGTTTCTCACTGAAGTGGGCTCGGTGCCGCCCAAATGCCTCTTCCACAAACACTTTACTTTCAATAATTGCCCCATCAGTGAAATACCGGATCCGACTCCGCAGGATTTCATTCAGTGGCAGTTTGCCCTTCTGCGCAATCACGTATTCTACAACCTCCGTACTGAACCCCTTCTTCACCGGTCGGCCATTCGTTCGAATCCCCTGCACTTCCCCAGAAACATATAGTAATTGCCGATAGCGGGCTGCTGCCTTAGCCGCAATGGTGGGGATCGCCTTAAGGTTGAAGTTGGAACAGCCGTTCAACCAGGAAGGCGGGACAGAACTCTGGTTCCGATCCGCTATCGTTGCTGAATGGCACACAGAAAGCGACGTTGACCTTGATATTCCAGAACCACGCCATTAGCGCGAATCGACCGGACGGTCACGCCATCTACTTGCTCGCCAACGCCCAATAACTGCCCGTTCAGAATTGCGCAGTAATGTCTTTTGCCGGACGCGGCCAGTGCGGAGAGCATCACATTCGGCCAACCATCATTAATGATCACAGGTTTGGCAGGAAGCGCGATTACAGGTACTGTCGGTGTCACGACGGGAACTGGCTCCACTTGAACCGGTACTGGAGTCTGCGTTGCAGTCCAAAGCTTCGTACCCGCCATTCCGCCTGTCCCCAGTACCACCAACAGAATAGCCGCCGCAATACCCAAACTCCACCGCCCCGCCACAACAAACCCGCGCTTGCAGGGACGGTCAACTGGGAGACGAACTGGCGTGGGCATCGGTTCGTCAGTCATCACAGGAATAGTCGTCTGCACAGGTGCCTGTTGGGCCGGGGGAAGGCGTGTGGGGGCTGCGGGTGCCAGGGAATCCCGTCCAATGGCCCTCATACACATCATGAGGATGGCTGTAGTATCCTTGGAAATCGTTTTGGCTGGTAAGCTGATTGCCTCACCCACCTCGAAAAGGCCTTGTTTCAACCGCAGCATACACTCGACGGCCAATTCTCCCTGACGGTCGTTCCAAATGGCGGAGATGATCGCACCTTCCTGAAGCCATATCCGGCCCATCACTGAAGCCGAGGTTACCTCAACATAACCGTTCAGGTTCCGGCGCCGATTTAGCACTTGGAGCACATCCATCAACAACCCGGGCTCCAACTCTCCTTGCATTTTGAAATTTGTGGCCATCTTCGAATTTCCTTCCGCTATAATTATTAAAGCAGAAGGAGTGCCAAGTATGGATTAACACAAGTTACGGCGAAAATAATGCCGTCGCCTTGTAAAATTTCTCGGGAGTGAGAAAAGATGGTGTTCAGTAGGCCTGATCAGCCTGAATCCCTTTTTGCTGGCGCTGGCGGCGATTTTGGAATATCCCAAGGGTCAGCCCTTAGATTAGTAATTAGTGCTTGGATTTCGCCTGCTCCTTGTCCAACTGCTTCTCGATTCTCTGGACCACCGATCCCAATTCCAGGTCCGACTC
This DNA window, taken from bacterium, encodes the following:
- a CDS encoding serine/threonine-protein kinase; its protein translation is MTTRSTEIYDDETVLESQPPSPPVDPDIRRLIADYHSIIKSRSILSPIPYQFSRELGKGRQGVVFLATRQGGRGCHTRHAIKIHDPGIYSSAEKYWIDMGRLASQVSKLQPVHSDNLVPHDTYDETNGIGYLQMSVIDGIDLQYLLNGSHLAIARSQSSDEEWDHFMNTLFRVEDTRFILQPGVALYILRKILMGLMVLHEANYLHADIKPSNIMIDRMGSVKLVDFGRAVEIGEKISILLGSPIYMAPETHRLEPGRAQTDLFSAGLVALEMLCGESLHVCNDMDDATLLQFKLSLFDRVESMLPPFVQKSKRIVRLLKRFLDPDPEQRYSSAHEAEESYYRLRGIYREMGQDADAEYDRELLTYLQKITDPNTGFLNPRLE
- a CDS encoding AraC family transcriptional regulator — its product is METRTTQAVPADQAAILADATFRCEEAQHTALYSLWGQEFIEHTLYDKVYVITRGGGTLNLNEASYRLKPGMALLFPAGLIQTGSVDPTMGLEVLWIHFHARTVSGHHLLDVVSMPRCVKKAAASRVRELMESLLEEWNGQRPGAQLAIKSLLPRIMLEFCRCPRNDLHAPDAIHRRKEVAELSASRASRLPQIAAALRLIDTDYARPLTLSDLAISVHLSPAYFCTLFQDLTGLTPMRHLERRRILRALELIRQGAVPIHRIARDVGYPDPYHFSRVFRRVTRISPSRYRQSNHSA
- a CDS encoding DUF4388 domain-containing protein, which gives rise to MATNFKMQGELEPGLLMDVLQVLNRRRNLNGYVEVTSASVMGRIWLQEGAIISAIWNDRQGELAVECMLRLKQGLFEVGEAISLPAKTISKDTTAILMMCMRAIGRDSLAPAAPTRLPPAQQAPVQTTIPVMTDEPMPTPVRLPVDRPCKRGFVVAGRWSLGIAAAILLVVLGTGGMAGTKLWTATQTPVPVQVEPVPVVTPTVPVIALPAKPVIINDGWPNVMLSALAASGKRHYCAILNGQLLGVGEQVDGVTVRSIRANGVVLEYQGQRRFLCAIQQR